The DNA region GCACGCTGAGGCCGCCCCCCGTGGCGGTGGCGTTCAGCGACGATTCGTTCGCGGCGGACCTCAGCATGCGCGAGAAGGTCACCGAGCTGACGCGCGACCAGGCGTGCATGTCGTGCCACGAAGTCATCAACCCGCTGGGCTTTGCGCTGGAGCACTTCGACGCGGTCGGCCGGTGGCGCCAGCACGACGGCGTCAAGCCGATCGACAGCCGCGGCCTCTACACCGCGGCCGACGGGGCCACGGTGGAACTGAGCCGGGCGCGAGACATCGCCGCCTACGCCGCGGGGAGCACCGCGGCGCACCGGGCGTTCATCAAACACCTCTTCCACCACTTGGTGAAGCAAGACCCCTCGGCCTATGGGCCCGATGCCGCCGAGGCGCTGCGTCGCGATTTCACGGCGAACGGGTTCGCCGTGCGGGGATTAATCGAAAAGATTGCCGTGGTATCGGCCAGCCACGGACTGTCGGATGATTCAGCGGCCGCTCCGGAGACCTCGCTATGAACCCCAACGCGCCGACGCCGTTTGCTATGACGCCCAGCCAAGACCGCCGCCGGTTCCTCCGCGACCTCGGGGTGGGGGCCGCGGCGCTGCCGTTCCTGTACGGGCTGCCCAGCGCCCGCGCCGGCGCCCCCGGGCCCGCCGCCGCGCGCAAGCGGCTGGTGGTGGTGTTCACCCCCAACGGCACGCTGCCGGACGAGTTCTGGCCCGACCGGTTCGGCCTCGACAAAGCGGGGCGGCCCCACCCGCTGCAGGTGAAGCCGATGCTCGCGGCGCTCGAGCCGCTGCGTGACCAGTTGCTGTTCCTCAAGGGGGTGAACAACGAGATCCGCGGCGACGGCGACGGCCACATGCGCGGCATGTCGTGCCTGCTGACCGCCACGCACCTCAACCCGGGCAACATCCAAGGCGGCTCCGACAAGCCGGCCGGGTGGGCGTCGGGCATCTCCATCGACCAAGAGATGGCCCGCTTCTTCCAGTCGCAGGACGCGGGCCGCACGCGGTTCGCCTCGCTCGAGCTGGGCGTCGCGGTCCCCAACCGCGCCGACCCGTGGACCCGTATGTGCTACGCAGGCGACGACCGCCCGGTCGCCCCGCTGGACGACCCGCACCAGGTGTTCGACAAGCTCTACCGCGGCGCCGCCGACCGCCGGCGGATCGCGGGGGTGCTGGACCACGTGCAGGAAGACCTACGCCGCGTGGCGCCGCGGCTCAGCCCCGAGGACCGCGCGTTGCTGGAGGAGCACATGCAGCAGGTGAGCCAACTAGAACGCGACATCGCGGCCGCCTCGGTCGAGACCGAGCTGGCGCACCCCGAACCCGAGATCGATCCAGAGATCGAGCTGGTCAACGACAACACGCCGGCGATCAGCCGGATGCAGATCGAGCTGATCGTGAGCGCCCTGGCCAACGGCATGACGCGGGTCGCAAGCCTGCAGTTCATGCGCTCGGTCGGCCAGGCGCGGATGCGTTGGCTGGGCATCGAAGACGGGCACCACGGGCTGTCGCACGAGCCCGACTCCGACAAGGCCGCCTACGACAAGCTCAAGCGGATCAACTCCTGGTTCGCGGGCGAGGTGGCCCACCTGGCTAAGCGGCTCGCCGAAACCCCCGAGCCGGGGGGCGCGGGGGGCAACATGCTGGACAACACCCAGATCGTGTGGGTCAACGAGCTGGGCAAGGGGAACTCGCACACGCTCAACAACATCCCCTTCTTGCTGGTGGGCGGGGGCGCCGGCTTCCAGCGCGGCCGCGCGCTCGACATGAAGGGCGTGCCGCACAACCGGCTGTGGATGGCGCTGGCGCACGGGCTCGGGCACACGGGGCTGAAGAGCTTCGGCGCGGAGAAATACTGCGCCGACGGGCCGCTGGTGCTTGGGTAGACGTCGAGGACGCTTAACCACGGAGCCACAGAGGGCACAGGAACGGACGGAGAATCTTGAAAACGCCGCTATGCAAGCCTCGATGACTGACGAAGCCGTGGCGCCGGGTATTGGTCACTGAGGCTGGAACTTTTTTCTCCTTACGTCTCTGTGCCCTCTGTGACTCTGTGTTTACTACTGCGGTCGCTAGCGGAGCGCCGGCGGTCCGGCATCGAGGACCTGTGAGTTCGACGCCGCGTTGCCGAACAGGTCGAAGCGGTCGAACGTCCACACAACCCGCTTGGACTCCGGCTCGATCTCGATCAGCAGCGGGTTGTCGGGCCCCGCGTGGCAGTTGCCGATCACGTAGTTTCCGCCGGGGAGCACCTCGAGCGTGGTCACCCAGGCGAGCGTGACGCCCGGCAGGTCGTGCTGGTCGAGCCGCCAGACGACTTCTTTCTGAGGAGTCACCTCGATGACGCCGTGCCCGTTGCCGGTAGCGATCAGCGTGCTGCCGCCGGCGAGCCGCAGCGCCGCGAACGCCTGATTGCCAAACGCCTCGGGCCCGTGCCCATCCGCGCGGGCGCGCCCGAACAGCGGGACCGGGTACTCCCATACGACGTCGCCGGTCTGGCCGTGGTACTCGCGCACCACCCCCTCCCCTTCGTGGCAAACCAGGTAGTTGCCGCCGGCGATCTTCCGCACCAGGCGCGTGTCGCGGTGCGCGTCGGGCCGGGCGATCTTCAGCTTGACCTGATGCACGATGGCGCCGCTGCGGTCGACCTCGATGATCCTGCCGGGCCCCGATTCGGCGATCATCACCCGGCCGTCCGCCAGCGGCTGCACGGCGTGCACTTCTACCGGCCGGCCGGCGTTGCCCCCGGCCGAGGCCGAGTCGTAGGACCAGACCACTTTCTTCTGGATCGTATCGATTTCGACAACGCGTCGCATGCGGTCTTGCGTGAGGATGTTGCCGCCGGGGAGCACGTGGAGGTCGTGAATGGGTCCCCAGGGCATCTCCCACTCCACCGCGCCATCGGCGGCGACGATCGCCAGTTTTCCTTCTCCCTGCATCAGCACTCGGTGGTCCGCGTGGCCGAAGCCAGCGGGGCCGAGCAGGAAGGCGATCGCCAGCAGAGTGACGTAGCGGGTTCGCATGGCGCTCTCAGTCTTTCTGAACGAGGGGAGTTTGCGGCACGTACCCGCGACGGCTATATTGCGTGCTATCGCACTTTTCTTTTGGATTCGCGCAATGAAACTCTACGTTGCTTGCCTTCATCTTACTCTCCTGACTACCGCCTCCGCAGGGCCGGCCCTGACGACCCACGACTGGCCTACCGCGCCCGGCCAGGGGGTTCTTTCGCCGCACTACCGGGTTTGGGCCCGCGTGGGCGACGGGCCCGAGCAAGAAGTCCAGGTGCTCAAGTCGGACGCCATCTACGAGGGGGGCCAGTACGTGGACGGCGAGGCCTCCGACCTCAAGGGACGCACGTTCTCGTTTGCTTCGCTGGGCTACGACCCCGCCGGGGGGCCGCTCAGGGTGCGGGTCGAGCGCCTCTCGAACGAGCCCGTGGAGGGGGTCCGCCTCGCTCCGCGGAGCTACGGCCTGACGCCCGAAGCAGCAGACGACCGGCAGAGCGTCGGGTTTACGCTCGACCGGCCGCAGCGGTACGTGGCGGTCGACTTCGAAGCCGCCGACAACCGCACCACCCGCCACGGCTGGATCAAGCACATGCTGTGCGTGCTGGTCGATCCGCCGGAGCGCGACGCGCCCAAGCCGGACGACGCGGGGGTCGTGGTCTTCTCCGCAGACGCCGACGCAGTGGCGCTCGCCGCCGCCCGGGTGATCTACTTCCCGCCCGGCTACTACAACCTGGCGAAGACCGCCCAGCCGCAGGTCATCCAGGGGCAGGGCGGCTTGGTGCTGCGGGAGGGGCAGTCGGCCTACCTTGCCAGAGGAGCGTTCGTCGAAGGGCACATCGCCGGCCGCGGCGACAATCAGCGCGTCTACGGCCGCGGCGTGCTCTCCGGCCGGCAGTACTCCTGGGACAAGAGCGTGCGGCGGAGCTTTGTCCACCTGGGCCACAACGCCGTGGTGCAAGGGGTGACCATCATCGAGGCGCCGCTGCACGGCGTGGTGTGCGGCGACGACTCCTTGATCGAGGAC from Pirellulimonas nuda includes:
- a CDS encoding outer membrane protein assembly factor BamB family protein — translated: MRTRYVTLLAIAFLLGPAGFGHADHRVLMQGEGKLAIVAADGAVEWEMPWGPIHDLHVLPGGNILTQDRMRRVVEIDTIQKKVVWSYDSASAGGNAGRPVEVHAVQPLADGRVMIAESGPGRIIEVDRSGAIVHQVKLKIARPDAHRDTRLVRKIAGGNYLVCHEGEGVVREYHGQTGDVVWEYPVPLFGRARADGHGPEAFGNQAFAALRLAGGSTLIATGNGHGVIEVTPQKEVVWRLDQHDLPGVTLAWVTTLEVLPGGNYVIGNCHAGPDNPLLIEIEPESKRVVWTFDRFDLFGNAASNSQVLDAGPPALR
- a CDS encoding glycoside hydrolase family protein; the encoded protein is MKLYVACLHLTLLTTASAGPALTTHDWPTAPGQGVLSPHYRVWARVGDGPEQEVQVLKSDAIYEGGQYVDGEASDLKGRTFSFASLGYDPAGGPLRVRVERLSNEPVEGVRLAPRSYGLTPEAADDRQSVGFTLDRPQRYVAVDFEAADNRTTRHGWIKHMLCVLVDPPERDAPKPDDAGVVVFSADADAVALAAARVIYFPPGYYNLAKTAQPQVIQGQGGLVLREGQSAYLARGAFVEGHIAGRGDNQRVYGRGVLSGRQYSWDKSVRRSFVHLGHNAVVQGVTIIEAPLHGVVCGDDSLIEDVKIIGWHWNNDGFRPGWRTVVRNCFMRCADDFFYNFALKVSDCVLWPGHNGSIMTYGWRDYTTGGSVMEDIDIINPEWLTLQNNNGLVMSQTLYSFRPTGETTVFRSIRIEGSIPALFNIKANRREPGEYPPALAPGQAKRLGYIGDILLEDVTVDHQFGRGVIQGGPGAVEGTEAVWPAKNIVVRNVRIGGVCLDDSTKDRFIQIDPATTENLVFDGCKPTQP
- a CDS encoding DUF1552 domain-containing protein, with protein sequence MNPNAPTPFAMTPSQDRRRFLRDLGVGAAALPFLYGLPSARAGAPGPAAARKRLVVVFTPNGTLPDEFWPDRFGLDKAGRPHPLQVKPMLAALEPLRDQLLFLKGVNNEIRGDGDGHMRGMSCLLTATHLNPGNIQGGSDKPAGWASGISIDQEMARFFQSQDAGRTRFASLELGVAVPNRADPWTRMCYAGDDRPVAPLDDPHQVFDKLYRGAADRRRIAGVLDHVQEDLRRVAPRLSPEDRALLEEHMQQVSQLERDIAAASVETELAHPEPEIDPEIELVNDNTPAISRMQIELIVSALANGMTRVASLQFMRSVGQARMRWLGIEDGHHGLSHEPDSDKAAYDKLKRINSWFAGEVAHLAKRLAETPEPGGAGGNMLDNTQIVWVNELGKGNSHTLNNIPFLLVGGGAGFQRGRALDMKGVPHNRLWMALAHGLGHTGLKSFGAEKYCADGPLVLG